The Lepeophtheirus salmonis chromosome 6, UVic_Lsal_1.4, whole genome shotgun sequence DNA window GAGCTTTaaaaagcttcaaaattaaTCCCTGTCATTTGCATGATCTCTTAACAATCTACTTGCAGTCTGAGTTGCAATAGGGCGACAATTCCCTCTCAATGTCACAAACAATCTATCATTTGAGTCTAGTCTTATTTGcatattcaattaaatgtataattggaTCCTGTTTCTTGTTTGAGAAAACTTACTAAACTTCTAATATAGCCTAAACTGGAATTTTTCTACACCCAAAAAGGgaagaaatatagaaaattgcTATCCATTCTATAGCTAAAGCttaataaagtttaaagttTAGCTCTAGCTACACTCGCCAAAGCTATTAAAGTAAGGGTCTTTTTGCCagtattacaaattataaaactatctAAGCACCTTgaatctttatatttatgaaagagcATTTTAACATTCCATGTATCTTGATATTTAAGTAACGGAGGATTTAAATTGAATGAGCCTTACAAGAATCTGGTCAACAACTTATCTGATGATTACACCTCTGgccttaattgattttatactAAAGCCGCTTTTGTTATTGTAAGGTTACTATAGGAAGACGTGGGATGTGATGCTAAATAATTCATTGCCACATTCCCTAATACGTTAAAGGAAGATAAACCCCctcttaaataaaacttataaaaatgtttgaatccCAATTTGTAAGTCTTCTTAGTTGAGGAACgaatatcagaaaaaaaatatataattggctTAGACATCGAAGCCTTGATTTAATAAAGGCCCCTCTAAATCAACCATGCTATCAGAATCCCTAATTCTTCCAGATTCTTAGAGTCTAGGTACGAGAGAAGTGTCCTCGATTCCTCCAATCTTAGTGACTCCTTCGTTATCTCTTGCAACTGTAGGAATCATTTTGCCCCTGTTCACTCGGGAGTTATCAGAATTTCTTGGaagcattttttttcctttggcTTGTAACTCTCGGAAGCAGTCGAACTGGAGGAAGAAGATCCGCTTGATCGTCTCTCATTTAAGATACGTAATTTGAGTTCGCGTGAAAAATTCTTCCACTCGGAGAAATCCACCTCAGGTTGGAACAAACGGGAGGTTATTTGGTTGAATACTTTTTCCTGCAGCCCCAACTCCGAAGTAAGAAGATACCCCCTAGATAAAAAGTTCGCTTGCGTGTTCTCTTTTGAAAAGAATCTAGACATAAATTGCCCAAATTCctctttttattaaacattttacctTGATACACCCATCTTTAAAAAACGTAGTTTTATTATCCACATGATCTTTGAGTGATATGAAACTGAAATAACACCCTCTTTAGAGCTCACATTCCGAGTTCGTTAATAGGAAGATCTTGATCATTCCCTGTCACCTACTCTGATCAAAAGACCTGTAtgataatgaaatgaaataacctGGTAAGGAAGTATCCGTAAAATCTTCTAACGTAGGATTAAATTTCTTCTCACTGGTGTACAGGccattataatatatctttctcACTCTCGGAAAAGATTTGTATTTCTGGATTGAAAAGGTCAACAAaattttcctttcctaaatCTAACTGAAGGTTAAAAAGAGTGGGGCGTACTCAATTGTCAATGTGTACAGTCATCAGTTGAATGTCTCAGACTGACAACCCTCACCTTTGCCATAATTTATCGACAAGTGGTCAGATCTTTTGTGaaattatttgttgaaggtCACAGACCGATAACCTTCTCCTATGGCGGAATTTAGAGTAAGATCTTGGATCTTTAGCACTTTCTCCTCAGAAAAGGTAATAGTTATGGACAAATAGTCCCATAAAAACCCTAGATGAATAAGTTGCGTTCTTGGAATTCAAGAACTCTTATTCAAATCGACCTTAACCACAAGGGTTGTGTATAACATCAATGCTAAACACGAGGAGAGTGAGGCATATACAACAGCAGTGACCTGCAAAATTAGGTCATCTAAATAGATGCTACAACTTATCTTAAGTTGTGACCTAAattcctttaatttaattttatggtaTGGCCATGGCTTCCAAAATATCTTGGTTTCCTTTTTTGCTTGCTCCTTCATCCAAAAGATTGGCAGAGATAGAAATCGCAGTTAACTTTCTAGAAATGCCACTTATCTACTCATACACCCCCATAATGGGTCTACAAGATAATCTGAAATTCTTGTGTATGTCAGTAAAAGTCGATAATTTTGGCACTACCTTCAGGTGCTTAATTTACGGATTTGCCATCGGAATAGCCAGTTGTTAATCTACAGACTtcgttatttataaaattcatccataaaggaatttgaattttgagTGGTAAACGTCTTTACTGAAGATGATAGGGAGTCGGAAATGCAGCATGCATAGAAGGACGATTGCTTGTCCTGCGTCGTTATTTCTACGGATGTTTCAatcatgtttattaattttaattgaaatatttatacgtTTTGACTCTTAAAGGGTAGATACAGAAAGAGGAGAAAGGAGCACATGTACAGCGTTATCtcgcaaacacaaaaataccctatgtgttttgttgtcagctgccGATTGCCTCTTGCTCGATCCGTCAtgtctatttcataatttattctttttaataaatatacaaagtaataaGCTATTCTAGACtgatgctccgtttccaaaagaacaggaatacaatttcttgttgatccctcgtcgtttatattatatatatacattggccatcttattatttatatgaataaattttggctataatataataatctaacgaataaaatacaatgtagatttaaatattgcaaaatatattctaaaaatgattAAGAAGTAATACATGACGGTGATAGACTAGGAATACATACGAGATATacagcagttggtatgattgacttatttggctaactaaaagatgatttcgggccttttttcggtttctttttggatgaaaggttgcgttatacaataaagatacCAACATGCATGCCGTAGAGGTAATGCGATTCAGGGTGACCAGATTCTTATTGTAAGGTTTGAGTGTTTGTTTCTGAAATAGCTAGGGTAGAAcagaattacaaatttatagccATGCTTTGACATAAAATTGATTACATTCTAATTAAAAGTTTCAATCTAATAAATCACTATACACCCAGGGGTGGAACAACTTTAAATAAGTctaatgagtttttttacatGTATGGACTATACtgaaggttgataattttggtaataatacaaaagcgggcgaggagaagggaaaaaatacttatggcatcattgattaaataacatacatcttcttctatcgtaacgttatcattcccgcctttattattcaatattaatataatattagatgctgatagtcgatggagaactgaataaaatccctaaaataacgtcgccttctgtctggatttctgaaaatggaggtccaggaatttggaaaatacttagcGGATCAGAAACATATGGCTTgttggatttgtcgatataaatgtgtctTTAGTCCCCAGTCTAGAATTACAAGCCACtaattatcctcatctcatatcaagagtatggatattcatctttaaaatcaaattaacgatgaatacatcaagtcagactttaactttgatctcacaaagatgcttattccATATAACTTAACCTCATCCATTGCTAATCCTCCTacgataaaaaatttatggagaaatacacgggtaaattcttcccttcccgaggaaccatcattaaattaatggaggatgttggtaatgatgccatttatagaaatacccccattgtaaattgtgacgTTAAGATAGTTTTCAgaatgtttagagtcatccacaccaaattacgaaatggaactttgaattttgtaccatctaacagtaagtattcatttaaaaaaaaaaatctaatcataaaatatgattctattttatctaaaattatcaagaattatgatacacaactcattaaatggcaaaagcAAGTGCATAAATGGCCACAACaacggggtagtagctttggatggtttgtaACTAGTTTGGCTGGCATTAGTTTCTTCACATATATACTttggttttccaatattacatagtcaataaatattacttttttatcacttaaggattggCTATGATTGATAAGCTCTTTTTGATGCCTTTAATAAGGAGttatatcgccggacattactacataattagcttttgcactaaatcttaaCGATagatttaattctaatatttttttattagtatatttattatctaactttatgattttgatatttactttattattaataattatttagatctcatcgatatctatcctgtgcacaattgtatttccatatgaagaaaaagggtgatgatcttttttattaaacttcacGTCgggcttgtgtttagcaacttaaagttatgacatatttaactgaattcatgtcagaacaagaaaatattatttgaatcaatcTATTagttcaatattctgtatttataatttattgttattattagttatatgattacctTTGTTTAatcttgtatatttaacatgtagattatatttaatttaagccttctttttaaatttggaacttcaaatatatttcgaaatactctactatgtcgtttcattaattattattctgagaatatggttcataatgaataaaaatttcatggaGTGTCATTGTaatcaaatctactgtaacggataaaaaacgtctaagtcaattatacgtagtatatctttattaaacattttgctaataaatacttacgttataccctcaaaaatcataataaagtaggcagctgataatcacaccagtattttaaacaatgataccataagtctttctcccccccccccttctccttgcacgcgtttttctctacagaatgaTCAACTTTAACTATACTGTAGCCCCCCTCctcaaattaagatttttttttcattatcatatacaactctttttttgttaaaaaattcaatttttctattctaaaaaaggttatttgttCAAGTTTTGTCTCTTCCAGAAAAtttaactcaaaaaagtttttgagccTGCAGACGACCTTGCACTTTCAAGTATAGAGGTTTAGTGGTATTTTTTCCCTTTGTAGACAGGCTCACTGATTTTCTAATATTGTTGaacaaatatggatttttttctaggTCACTCATAACTTTCCAgcagaaaatgatatattaagaATCCATATAAATTAAACCTCTCAAGCTATCAAGcatgaattatatttagttgACTAATGGTTAAAGGAGGTAACAGCGAAGTCAATAAAATCAatggatttataaattcatgtgAATTAGTTTCCTTTCGAATTATCTTtacaattaatttgatttaccTCACTTCAGCTTCCGCATAAGTGTAGTAACTCTAGGCTTTTGTCATTTCTTGTTTCAATATCATTTGGTATACTTATATATCAGCCACATGATGgctgtaaaatgattgtggtaaaaaggctGCCGATAAAATTTTACGGGGTAATATCGTTGCTTGATAAAATTGTGATGTACAATATCATTTTGAGACAAAATTGCTGTGGGTAATGTCATCGTGAAGCAACATCCTTTATAGCAATATGATTgtagtaatttcattgcaagacaatattttcatgaagaatttcattacaattatataatattcgGGCTATCCAACTATTGAAtgagggatttaaaaaataatcaaccgCAGCTACTTCCTTGAGCATCATGGACCCCTTTTATTATCCATAAATACACCCTGGCCCTCAGGGGGTACAGTTAAAAAACTAAGccgcagtttaaactccaccaaACCGGCTCCAGAGAATTTTAACCAGTTCCGAGGTCCAGCAGGGTAtatgataatattgtcttgcaatgaaattactcacaatgaTACTCcccacaacaattttgtctcGCAATGATAATGTACATCATGATTTTGTCCGCAACCTTTTCATCGGATGGGGAAATGgtgaattatgatatattttacaaaacataGTAAACCCTTCACTCCTAAATTTAGGTCAATTACTCGAAATTAGTCTATTAGGAATTCCATTAATTGTAGAGCACTTTAATATGCCGATTAGATGATCCATTCCATAAACTTCTCTCTTGAACTCATGACCATCCACTATTTTTATCCGTGACAACCATGGAAACTTTGAACATAGACATAAGAGCTcacttttttttgtggaatGTACTTCATATTCGTAATATTAATGGGGTTGAATGTTTAATTAAAGAGTACAAAAATACAATCTACTACGCATAAACGTTACTCAATGATCCAGCGAACtttcgagtaaaaaaaaaaaagttactagtCGAAATGAAATCATTGGTGGAAATAATTAGTATGACGGATGTTCAAGATATAGGAAGAAAGTTAAATGAAAATTTGGagaaaatagatataatttgtgGGATATGGACACatgaatttattgaataacATAAATTGGAAATAATAGAACAAAACAGTAgcttaaagaaatgaaaaactttGTATAAGTTCATCTCAAAATAACATAAGGAAGTAACCATTTTTATATCACAGTTGTATTCACAATATTAGACTATCAGATTCAAAACAAATCAAAGCCTGACACTCAAAAAAgatccccaaaaattatcattttgtttaattaacttaataatATCTTGATGAATATAACAACTActttatggatattttataaatattttgtgtgcCTTTAcagttacataattaattaatttacaattctCACACTACAtagtgtttaaaataatattttatacattcaaCAAAATTCAGTCAAAAGTTGTATACTCTTTTTATCcaattgaatataatcaatgTATATTCAatcgattttttatatatatattcatatttagttAGAGTTTTAATTCATAtcctaaaaaagtataaaaacaacTTGAAGACATTGAAAAAGACAGACAGTATCAATGAACTTCCATTTATAATTCATCTTTTGATGAATGAGTACCAAATTCTTCGTCTTCATCCTCTTCGTCTTGATAATCTAAAGTTTCTTTTTCCCCCAACCATTTCTGTTTTTCCATAAAGTTTTGACCAGCTTGTTCTAATTGATcttgaatattatttagaatattttcataactatttttagCGTCACGAGCTGAATTGATCAATATACTATTATAGTCTTCTTGTTGTTCCTTAAAGGTTTTTGCTTTAGCTTTTGTTGGAGGACTAATTCAAAGAAAGACAGAAATAAAAttcttactttttaaagatataattacacTTTTACATACGTTGAAGGAACTTTTAACTTATCATGTTGTTCTTCCTTTATAAAATCATTGGtatcttgaataaaattatcCTTTTCATCAATCCATTTTTGTTTGTCCATAAAGTTCTGCCCCGCTTGCTCTAACTGATCTTGAAtgttctcaaaaatattatcataactATCTTTTGAATCGCGAGGAGATGGAAGATTATCAGGACTTGGATCTAAGGATCTAAACAaacagatgatttttttaaatagtacaagagcaatgaaagaaaacttACTCCGTTTGGATGTTTAACGATTCTGCCGTTATGATTTCACCTTCgtcaaatttatcattttcatgaAGGAAATCATCTCGATTGAAAGTCATAAGACCTGTTTCATCATCAGCTAAATGTAATAGATCACACACCAAAGGACTTTCTACTCCGAGgacatatctaaaaatatttcgaataaaCTAAAGATGCTAAAGATGAAAACTTTCTTACTCGCATGTTGCTGGCTCTAATAGGTAAATGGTTACAGATGACGATGAACCTGTTTTTTTGCACTTAAGTTTTACTTCAACGTGACGTTTAgttcctatttttataaaaaatacattatttgtgTATGCAAAAAATAGTAGAAATTCAAGACCTGAGTCCTCACAGAAATCCCCATCAGTATAAAAATGAGACACGAATTTTCGTCCGACTTTCCTTGGTTTCTTTCCAGGATGGGTTGTAATCCAATTTAAATGCTTATCATTATCAAAATGgcccaaaataatttcaacacgAGCACCTCCTTTTTCTTCATGATACTGTGTAACAGACTTCCCGTAGCAAAATTCATATCTCCACCATCCTGATCCTCCATAAAGACAATACTCGCCCATTAGGAAACGTTCAGCAATATCAGGATCCGTCAATGGACGTATTGGTTCGCGTCGAGAGGGTTTCCACAAATCTGGTctaggatttttttctaaaggttGAGATGGATGGAATTCATCTTCAACGGGTTTAATGACAAGCTCCACACTCCCTGATTGCTTCCCAAAAATGAAATCCAATTTGACATTCTTATTCATCCACTGCTTATTTTCATCTTCCAATGCCAACAAAGCTTGTGGCTTAGGATCATCTTTATGAACAGCAGGATGACATTGAATTGGA harbors:
- the LOC121119778 gene encoding endoplasmic reticulum lectin 1, which encodes MRLLLICSLFIRDVFGGSYEIDDSIFNIAYLPKVDDHLLGDDPNVIKMVTKENEVFHCRLPKMKDDSEDASSESSEPQHASPYELMQSSFDKPCIYKSGVYWTYEYCHGAYIRNEKHVLTLFYSQFHASRIGETPGDKYYLGRTTKSEVKEQLAVYKTTKPSNLRFNNEDIPYLEINMYDGTSCDLNKLPRQSRIRFICYESQLKFISVQETSTCEYEVIIGFSSLCQHPYFKPKENFLPIQCHPAVHKDDPKPQALLALEDENKQWMNKNVKLDFIFGKQSGSVELVIKPVEDEFHPSQPLEKNPRPDLWKPSRREPIRPLTDPDIAERFLMGEYCLYGGSGWWRYEFCYGKSVTQYHEEKGGARVEIILGHFDNDKHLNWITTHPGKKPRKVGRKFVSHFYTDGDFCEDSGTKRHVEVKLKCKKTGSSSSVTIYLLEPATCEYVLGVESPLVCDLLHLADDETGLMTFNRDDFLHENDKFDEGEIITAESLNIQTESLDPSPDNLPSPRDSKDSYDNIFENIQDQLEQAGQNFMDKQKWIDEKDNFIQDTNDFIKEEQHDKLKVPSTPPTKAKAKTFKEQQEDYNSILINSARDAKNSYENILNNIQDQLEQAGQNFMEKQKWLGEKETLDYQDEEDEDEEFGTHSSKDEL